One stretch of Roseovarius mucosus DNA includes these proteins:
- a CDS encoding NAD-dependent succinate-semialdehyde dehydrogenase yields MSDSAIWTRNGITDTRLVRSFAYVGGKWVGGDEAATIAVTNPADGSALGAVASLSADQARKAVDAAQGAFDGWAMTLPQDRAALLRRWFDLILAHREDLARIMVLEQGKPLSEARGEIDYAASFVEYYAEEAKRPNIEGVTSHLPDAEVELWLEPVGVAALITPWNFPAAMLTRKAAAALAAGCSVVSHPSAETPYSALALAELAERAGIPAGVFNVVTGHAATVVEPWTQDARVRVLSFTGSTDIGQLLYRQCAGTVKKLVLELGGHAPVIVFKNADLETAVTESIKAKFATSGQDCLGANRIYIERPIYDAFCRRFTDAIQTLKIGRGMDDPDIGPLMNERAVRKQEEHVADALAHGATLACGGKRDPLGPLFFQPTVLMDVPDGAAIMQDETFGPVAAITPFDTEEEVVARANATEYGLIAYLHCHDPRRIYRMTRALQFGMVAVNRTKVTGAPIPFGGVKQSGLGREGARRGMEEFMEIKYVCRDWA; encoded by the coding sequence CTTTGCCTATGTGGGCGGCAAATGGGTGGGCGGAGACGAGGCTGCGACCATTGCCGTCACCAACCCCGCCGATGGCAGTGCCTTGGGTGCTGTGGCCAGCCTCAGTGCCGATCAGGCACGCAAGGCTGTGGATGCGGCGCAGGGCGCATTCGATGGCTGGGCAATGACCCTGCCGCAAGATCGCGCCGCGCTCTTGCGCCGCTGGTTCGATCTCATCCTTGCGCATCGCGAAGACCTCGCGCGGATCATGGTGCTGGAGCAGGGCAAACCCCTTAGTGAAGCGCGCGGCGAGATCGACTATGCCGCAAGTTTCGTGGAATATTACGCCGAAGAGGCCAAGCGCCCCAACATCGAAGGGGTCACAAGCCACCTGCCCGATGCCGAGGTGGAATTGTGGCTAGAGCCGGTGGGCGTGGCCGCCCTTATCACGCCGTGGAATTTCCCCGCAGCGATGCTCACGCGCAAGGCGGCGGCGGCCTTGGCGGCGGGCTGCAGCGTGGTTTCTCATCCTTCAGCCGAGACACCCTATTCGGCACTGGCCCTTGCAGAACTGGCCGAGCGCGCGGGCATCCCGGCGGGTGTGTTCAACGTGGTGACAGGCCACGCGGCAACAGTGGTTGAGCCTTGGACCCAAGACGCCCGCGTCCGCGTTCTCAGCTTTACCGGCTCTACTGACATCGGGCAGTTGCTCTATCGCCAATGCGCGGGCACGGTCAAGAAACTGGTGCTGGAACTGGGCGGCCATGCCCCGGTGATCGTGTTCAAGAATGCCGATCTGGAAACCGCAGTAACCGAGTCGATCAAGGCCAAATTTGCGACGTCGGGGCAAGACTGTTTGGGGGCTAACCGGATTTACATAGAGCGGCCGATCTATGACGCCTTTTGCCGACGTTTTACCGACGCGATACAGACGCTCAAAATCGGGCGCGGCATGGACGATCCCGACATCGGCCCGCTGATGAATGAGCGTGCGGTCCGCAAGCAAGAAGAGCATGTGGCGGATGCGCTGGCGCATGGTGCAACGCTTGCCTGTGGCGGCAAGCGCGACCCGCTCGGCCCTCTCTTCTTTCAGCCGACGGTGCTCATGGATGTGCCCGACGGCGCCGCGATCATGCAAGATGAGACCTTTGGCCCGGTGGCGGCGATCACGCCCTTTGACACCGAGGAAGAGGTGGTCGCCCGCGCCAATGCCACGGAATATGGCCTCATTGCCTATTTGCACTGCCATGACCCCCGCCGCATCTACCGGATGACGCGAGCGCTACAATTCGGCATGGTGGCGGTGAACCGCACCAAGGTCACGGGCGCGCCGATCCCCTTTGGTGGGGTCAAGCAATCGGGGCTGGGCCGCGAAGGGGCGCGGCGCGGCATGGAGGAATTCATGGAAATCAAATACGTCTGCCGCGATTGGGCGTGA